Within Lentimicrobiaceae bacterium, the genomic segment TCTATCCCGCCAATGGCGCTGACGGGCAAACTCAACTCTTTGGAATTGTATAGTTCGGAAACAAAACGCATGGCTACCGGTTTAACCGACGGACCCGAAAATCCTGTTGCAGCCGAATGTCCGTGAATGTTTGGCAGTGGCGTAAAATTGTTGATATCAATATCGCTTATTGCCTTGATGGTATTGATGGCGGAGATAGCATCGGCTCCGCCACTTTTTGCAGCTAAGGCAACCGGAATCATATCGGTTATATTCGGTGTCATCTTTGCCATTACCGGAAGTTTGGTTGCCTTTTTAACCACTTCGGTAAAAGCGGCAACGGCATGGAAATCCTGTCCCACTTTATATCCGGCAAACGTATGCGCCATTTGCGGACACGAAAAATTCAGTTCCAGCATATCGGCGCCGGCATCTTCCGACATCTTTGCCAATTCAGTCCAATCTTCATCCGAATAGCCCATAATGCTCGAAATTAATACCTTTTTAGGATAATTTTTTTTGAGCCAGGCAATATCTTTGAGATTGTCCCCGATGGGTCTGTCGGTGATTTGTTCGGCGTTCTGCAAGCCAACAAATCTTTTATCGTTATAATTATAGGCGTTCAGTCGTGGTGAAGGGACAACGACCTTAAAACTCTTTTCAAGTCCCAGCGTTTTGTAAACAATTCCGCCCCAGCCCGCATCATAAGCTCTTGCGCACATTTCGGCA encodes:
- the preA gene encoding NAD-dependent dihydropyrimidine dehydrogenase subunit PreA; this encodes MKSRADLSINFCGIRFENPFCLSSSPVGYHAEMCARAYDAGWGGIVYKTLGLEKSFKVVVPSPRLNAYNYNDKRFVGLQNAEQITDRPIGDNLKDIAWLKKNYPKKVLISSIMGYSDEDWTELAKMSEDAGADMLELNFSCPQMAHTFAGYKVGQDFHAVAAFTEVVKKATKLPVMAKMTPNITDMIPVALAAKSGGADAISAINTIKAISDIDINNFTPLPNIHGHSAATGFSGPSVKPVAMRFVSELYNSKELSLPVSAIGGIETWIDALHFLLLGATNLQVTTGILRYGYRIVEDMMEGLSDFMLERNIQSLDEIIGKAARKIVDPSEFETRFQVVSVVDDAKCIGCGQCYISCQDGANQAMKFDTLTRKASVDEERCVGCLLCKHVCPVWDCISYKEVDTLTAKHAAIF